DNA sequence from the Candidatus Hydrogenedentota bacterium genome:
GATCATCCTCCTCATTTGAGCTGTGTCATGGGCAAAAGTTATGAGTATTGGTCTCCCGAACAAATGAGTGGCCGCCTTCGGCTGGAATATGCAGGCGACCCCTCAATGCAAGTATCTCATGAAACCATTTATCTAGCAGCTTGTAACGACAAGCGCTTTACCAATCTTTTTGTCACCCATTGGCGTCTAAAACGAAAAAAACACAAGAAAAGAGGGCTTTTAAAAGGAAAAAGAGAAGTAATAAGAGATCGGGTTTCCATTGGAGAGCACCCCGCAATTGTTGCTTCCCGTGCGCGTTTAGGAGGCCTGGAAGGCGATACAAAGGACGACGCTATTTTCCGAAAC
Encoded proteins:
- a CDS encoding IS30 family transposase, which encodes MSHHHFTRDDRIKLETLKSQGLSNRKIAQILEFHKSNIGRELRRNSVRGRYCSTAVGWLAINRRQEIERKKKLDHPPHLSCVMGKSYEYWSPEQMSGRLRLEYAGDPSMQVSHETIYLAACNDKRFTNLFVTHWRLKRKKHKKRGLLKGKREVIRDRVSIGEHPAIVASRARLGGLEGDTKDDAIFRNLL